The Nostoc sp. NIES-3756 DNA window CGAGATAAACCTTCTAAAATCACTTCCCAGCCATGAGGAGAGTGAAATCCTACGAATACATCAGTAAACAAAATAATGATAAATGCTTTGGCGCTATCACTTAACCCATAGACTACATTATCAAAAAATTCTTTGAGTACCATGATAGAAGGCTTGCTTACAACTAGCAGCCAGATAAATGCACCAACAGAAAAGATGTCAGAAAAAACATTTTTAATTGCATTTGAGCTTTCATGACGAAACTCTAGGGCAATTTCTTCAGCTCTTCTTTTTACCTCAGTTTCTATGGCTTCAGCAGAAAGAGGTGGTGCATTACTAATCAGGTTCTCAAATTTGAGCCTTTCTTCAAACCTATGCAATTTTGATAAAGCTTCTTCCTCCATCTCAGAGTTTAAAAATACCTGCTCTGCTTCCGCAGTTTTAAAATGTTCAAAAATTGGCCCAACAACTAAAGCTTTTGATAACTGATGGGTTAAAAGAGGTACTATAATTAGTAAAAGAATAAATCTAATTGATATGATACTTCTTCTTTGAGCTTGCCGAAAGTTATTCACAACATCTTTTTCGGCATTGGGGTCTAATTCAATTTGCAAACGTCCGATGGTACTTAAAATAGAACGAGGCAAAACACCTGTTGTATCTGCTTTACCCCGTGGTCTTTTACTCTGTTCTGTTCTTCTGACTATTTGTGGGGGTGATGTTGGGGTATAAGTACGCTCAACCAAATTATTTCTATCAATTTCATTTCTATTTGTAGGATAGGTAATTGATTTATCATTAATTGGTGCTGAGTTAGTTGTTTTAATCGGTGAATCTGCTACTTCAGATGGTGCAATTTCATCATCGAGAATAGTATATTTAGAAATTATGTCATCAATAAATCTTAACTTTTCTAAAACAGCAGCCGGCGTAGGATACTCTATACCTGCTTTACGAGCAGCTTTTGGATTAGATTCATTCGAGAACCAACGACTGAAGCGAAATTCAGTTAGCCGCATTCTAGCTATCTTCAATTGTTGGGCTAAATCAGCAGCAAAATAATCCATCACACTGCTACTGTAGATAGGAGAATTAAAATCTATCTTGTTACCATTAAAATGTTCATTCTCTAAAGCTCTAATATTTAATGCAGCTTTGTAAGCTTCTTCTAAAGAACGTTCTGGAGTGCGTAAATACCATCGATAAAGCGATAACACAAAAGGATAAACTTTTTCGCTGAAGATTGTATTCCTCATTTTAGTTGTTGACTCGTAATGATTGAATGAGTGCGATTTGATAATTTTAAATTAACGCAATAAATATACTAACAAATCTGTTCGGGAGATATTTTGTGGTTTCTCATTCTATCTGGATTATTGGCAGTAGCCGCAGTGGTAAGACCACTCGTTTGATAGAACAATTCTGTTCTTGGATAAATACTGAGCATGGAGTTCATGGATTATTTTATACTAAAAAAGCAAAATTAAAAACAAGCACTTCCGTATCTCTATCTTTAGATATTCAACAAGCTAAACCCGGAGTTTTAATTTTATCCGCGAATGATGATAATCGCCGACAACTGGGTGATAAAATTGTTACTAACACTCAAGGAAAATACCCAGTTAGGGTGAAAACTCCATTAGGTTTTTTTCAAGATGACATAGTTTTATTTTGGCCGTTACTGACTCAGTTGCTGAATCTAAAGGCACAATTTCCTGTAAGATTACGCCCTGAAACAGAACAAGAACTAGCAACAAAACTTTGGCGATCGCAGTTAGATACAGAAACTTTACAACGTGCGGGAGTAAATGAGTATCGCTTAGTCAGGCGTATTTTAGATTTGATGCAGTTAGCAGCATATAGTGGTACACCCTGCGAAAATATTGCTGAGGTTTTGCAAACAGGACTAGAAGATAATAACGTCGATTTAGAACCACAATTCTTGGCATCTTTATTATTAGATTGGCGTAATTGGTGTTTAGAGCGGGGATTTTTAACTTATGGGATTATTACTGAACTTTATGGACAGCACCTGTTAAATCATGAGAATTACCAGCAACACCTAGCTAAAAGATATCAAGCGGTGCTAGCTGATGATGTGGATGAATATCCGGGTGTGGTGAGGAACTTATTCGAGGTGCTGTTAGACCAAGGAGCGATCGCCGCCTTTAGTTACAATCCTGATGGGGGGGTGCGGTTGGGATTAGGAGCCGATCCTGAATACATGGCAGGTTTAGCAAAACGCTGTCAGGTCGAAACCTTGGCGGGTGCAACAGAATCCTTAGCTGATAGGCTAGTTGGGCCAATGGTGGAATCACTCACCGAACCCATGTTTTTGTCTGGTTTACCATCGATAGTCAAGTCAATTCAAACCACATCCCGCGCTCAACTATTGCGCCAAACCGCCGAAGTCATTGCCAACGCCATCAAATCGGGAGATGTACAACCAGAACAGGTAGCCATCATCGCTCCAGGTTTAGATGCGATCGCCCGTTATACAATCATAGAAATTCTTACCAAGCAAAATATCCCCGTTGAATCCCTCAACGACCAACGCCCCCTGATTAGCTCCCCAGTCATCAGAGCATTACTCACCATGATGGCGCTAGTTTACCCAGGTTTGGGACGCTTGGTAGACAGAGATGCAGTGGCTGAGATGCTAGTAGTCCTCAGCCGCAAACCAGAACCCCCCCAAACCCCTGCCCCACTCCCCACCAATATTGACCCAGTAAGAGCCGGATTAATTGCTGACTACTGCTTCGTTCCCCATCCCGACCACCCCAACTTGCTACCTGTCACCAGCTTTGAACGCTGGGATAGGATTGGTTACGCCGCCACCACAGCCTATGGTGAAATATTACAGTGGTTAGAAGAACAGCGATCGCAACAAGAACTCCGCCTCATCCCTAGCCCCATCTCCCTTTTAGATAGAGCAATACAGCGCTTTTTGTGGAACGGTAGCAACCTCCCCTATGACCAACTAGCCGCCCTGCGAGAACTGTTAGAAACAGCACAACATTACTGGGAAATTGAGACGAGGTTAAAGCAAAGTAGGGGAGCAGGAGAAGAAATTCTTAGTCAAGAGTCAATAGTCAACAGTCAACCCTCCGGGTTCGGCAGTTCGGACTCGACGGGAACCGCCTTGGCGAAGCCTCTGTCTACGACACGCTTCGCGAACGTAGAGAAGACTCCGACTGCCTCACAGTCAATAGTTAACAACACTATCGCCGAATTTATTCAACTACTGCGCCGGGGTACTATCACAGCCAACCCTTACCCCCTACGTCCCATTGGTTCAGTGAGAAAAGCTGTCACCCTAGCAACTATTTTCCAATATCGCGCTAGTAGAAGATTTCACCAGTGGCATTTTTGGCTGGATGCTGGTTCGCCTCTGTGGGCTAAGGGTGGTGCAGCCACCTTGTTTGGTGCGCCGTTTTTCTTACAAAATAGGTTGGGACAGCCTTGGACAGCAGAGGATGAGAAATCAGCAGAACAAACCCGACTCCAACGAATTTTGTCTGACTTGTTATCTCGCGTATCCCAGAGGATTTATCTTTGTCATAGCGATTTAGCCGTTAATGGACAAGAACAATTGGGGCCTTTGTTACCCTTAGTCCATGCTGCTGTATCGATGGAGTTGGAAACGGCTGATACTAATTCGTAATTCGTAATTCGTAATTAATAATGAGTGCAAAAGTCCTGTTATGACTGGTTTTCAAGGATTGATTTTAGTCTTCAAAAAATACTATTTGTACTAATTTGGTATTACAGTGGATCATCTTTGTAGTGGAATCCCTACTCCTATTTTCACAACAGATTCCGCCTGCGATCGCAGAAGACGGAAAATTTTCAGTACATTAAAGATGTATATAAAAACTCACACTTACCATCAATGGCACTATTTGGATTTGGTAAAAAACTAGAAATACCCACCCCTGAAAAAGCTTTACCAGGAAGGGCGCAAACAATGCCAGTACCGGCTAACCACCATGTCAATAAAAACCGCCTCAAACCCCCTTTTCCCGAAGGATTAGAAACAGCGCTGTTTGGTTTGGGCTGTTTTTGGGGAGCCGAACGGAAGTTTTGGCAACAGCCAGGAGTTTATACTACAGCCGTTGGTTACGCTGCTGGTTTGACACCCAACCCCACCTATGACGAAGTATGTACGGGTTTGACCGGTCACAACGAAGTAGTATTGGTGGTATTTGACCCCAAAGTCATTAGTTACACCCAATTACTCAAGGTTTTTTGGGAAAGCCACAACCCCACCCAAGGAATGCGCCAAGGTAATGACGTAGGTACTCAGTATCGTTCTGGTATTTATGTTTATTCCGACGAGCAAAGACAGCTAGCCCAAGCTTCACGCGATGCTTATCAGCAAGCTCTCAGCGACGCAGGTTATGGGCAAATTACCACAGAAATTCTTGATGCACCT harbors:
- the msrA gene encoding peptide-methionine (S)-S-oxide reductase MsrA, which codes for MALFGFGKKLEIPTPEKALPGRAQTMPVPANHHVNKNRLKPPFPEGLETALFGLGCFWGAERKFWQQPGVYTTAVGYAAGLTPNPTYDEVCTGLTGHNEVVLVVFDPKVISYTQLLKVFWESHNPTQGMRQGNDVGTQYRSGIYVYSDEQRQLAQASRDAYQQALSDAGYGQITTEILDAPEFYYAEAYHQQYLAKNPNGYCGLGGTNVSCPVGVFESSVNG
- a CDS encoding proton extrusion protein PcxA; this translates as MRNTIFSEKVYPFVLSLYRWYLRTPERSLEEAYKAALNIRALENEHFNGNKIDFNSPIYSSSVMDYFAADLAQQLKIARMRLTEFRFSRWFSNESNPKAARKAGIEYPTPAAVLEKLRFIDDIISKYTILDDEIAPSEVADSPIKTTNSAPINDKSITYPTNRNEIDRNNLVERTYTPTSPPQIVRRTEQSKRPRGKADTTGVLPRSILSTIGRLQIELDPNAEKDVVNNFRQAQRRSIISIRFILLLIIVPLLTHQLSKALVVGPIFEHFKTAEAEQVFLNSEMEEEALSKLHRFEERLKFENLISNAPPLSAEAIETEVKRRAEEIALEFRHESSNAIKNVFSDIFSVGAFIWLLVVSKPSIMVLKEFFDNVVYGLSDSAKAFIIILFTDVFVGFHSPHGWEVILEGLSRHWGLPASRDFIFLFIATFPVILDTIFKYWIFRYLNRISPSAVATYRNMNE